A region from the Candidatus Electrothrix scaldis genome encodes:
- a CDS encoding toll/interleukin-1 receptor domain-containing protein translates to MAGRNLAQLSRSAVFAKSSGPRKPCIFLSHISLDKTTVKSIGDYIMDQGDLDIYLDIYDTELQKAVDEEDPYKITKFIEQGLSRSTHLMCLYSKKTVYSWWVPYEIGYAKKSDKKISSLKLKGEVQLPEYLKIGVVLKGTKSLNEYLKKISSDYSYPYRLVNESVISHSQSNHPLDDYLDWKK, encoded by the coding sequence ATGGCCGGGAGAAATTTGGCGCAACTCTCACGGAGCGCTGTTTTTGCTAAGAGTTCAGGACCTAGAAAACCATGTATTTTTTTGTCTCATATATCTCTAGATAAAACCACTGTTAAGTCTATTGGTGACTATATCATGGATCAAGGTGATCTTGATATATATTTAGATATATATGATACTGAATTGCAAAAAGCGGTAGATGAAGAAGACCCGTACAAAATAACTAAATTTATTGAACAGGGCTTAAGTAGATCAACGCATTTAATGTGTCTCTACAGCAAAAAAACAGTTTATTCATGGTGGGTTCCTTATGAAATTGGGTATGCAAAAAAATCGGATAAAAAAATTTCATCCTTAAAGTTGAAAGGTGAAGTGCAACTTCCAGAGTACCTTAAGATTGGTGTTGTTCTTAAAGGGACTAAAAGTTTAAACGAGTATCTAAAGAAAATATCTTCTGATTATTCATATCCTTACAGGCTTGTTAATGAAAGTGTAATTAGTCACAGTCAGTCGAATCATCCGTTAGATGATTATTTAGATTGGAAAAAATGA
- a CDS encoding toll/interleukin-1 receptor domain-containing protein, protein MSKIEIFISHRTEEEAIAKSLKKALTIGFLDMVEVFIASDPDSIQSGSKWVDKITRSLKKCHVEIILCSLYSITRPWIGFESGAGWIRDIPVIPICHSGLDKDNLNLPLSLLQSANATDIDDLNEVVLTIAGVLGSAPPNVDFLEFIDCVRKFSENSTKGDNSVNSLDDKTLELERPNNVTQGAVQYLKKTIHYCEDNIDLHLNILRLIDEAASSSTYENIEYDLFIREVSTFTKEETIESLRQLIKKGCLIVLPQRTLEGKKPFISITYYGKDILNRNPI, encoded by the coding sequence ATGAGTAAAATTGAAATTTTCATCTCGCATAGAACCGAAGAGGAAGCAATAGCAAAATCGTTAAAAAAGGCCCTAACAATTGGCTTTTTGGACATGGTTGAGGTTTTTATTGCTTCAGACCCTGATAGCATTCAGTCAGGATCAAAGTGGGTCGATAAAATAACAAGATCGCTAAAAAAATGTCACGTTGAAATTATTTTATGTAGTCTATATTCAATTACGAGACCTTGGATAGGTTTTGAGTCTGGTGCGGGGTGGATAAGAGATATCCCCGTAATACCAATATGTCACTCTGGCTTAGACAAGGATAATCTTAACCTACCATTATCATTACTACAGTCTGCAAACGCAACAGATATTGATGACCTCAACGAAGTTGTTTTGACTATAGCTGGTGTATTAGGCTCTGCTCCGCCCAACGTTGACTTTCTAGAGTTTATAGATTGTGTTAGAAAGTTTTCTGAGAATTCAACGAAAGGAGATAATTCAGTTAATAGCCTAGATGATAAAACGTTAGAGTTAGAAAGACCAAATAATGTAACTCAAGGTGCAGTTCAGTACCTAAAAAAAACAATACATTATTGCGAAGATAACATAGATCTGCATTTAAATATATTAAGACTCATTGATGAAGCCGCAAGCTCAAGCACATATGAAAATATTGAATATGATTTATTTATCAGAGAAGTGTCAACCTTCACGAAAGAAGAAACTATTGAATCATTGCGTCAGTTAATCAAGAAAGGCTGTCTCATTGTTTTACCTCAAAGAACTCTTGAGGGGAAAAAGCCATTTATATCAATTACGTATTACGGAAAAGATATATTAAACAGGAATCCTATTTAA
- a CDS encoding 3'-5' exonuclease, with amino-acid sequence MAEMIPPLNAQTISRMTAGEHRFARRLLAFLEDDYTIWYDIPIGRQQRYPDFIILHPSRGILCLEVKDWKASTVKHISPSEVTLLLDTGRKIVQHPVNQARDYTYVVVNKLKRDSMLCNKEGKYQGKPIMTWGWGCVFTNITRTQVEKAIPEDRRENLLPDHLMIYKDEMYEGADVEKFQEQLWGMFHYRFPHTLTMPEIDRIRWHLFPEIRLDEQFTEEELFGPDKDTSSPFIEDFQDLVKVMDIKQEKLARGLGEGHRVVHGVAGSGKTMILGCRCQYLTEETDKPILVLCFNVTLAAKIRAFISAKGIGGQVQVYHFHDWCGQQLKTYHVEVKPCRNYFERQVEAVISSVDKGLIPRAQYGAILIDEGHDFAAEWLQLIVQMVDPETNSLLLLYDDAQSIYDNRSGLDFSLSSVGVKAQGRTTILRLNYRNTHEILEFAYKFAAHYLSAQNADDDHIPLIQPEPAGVFGLPPVVCEQANFSEEVSYVARCLETWHQRGVPWNKIAVLYCKIKQGNDLASRLKTQQIPHLLMHSKKQKSAYNPASDVVTLSTIHSSKGLEFSRVIIMGIGALKDDEEHRQNSARLLYVGMTRAQEYLLITTSGNNEYSQDLMNIYSTLGNDHSFEGDS; translated from the coding sequence ATGGCCGAAATGATCCCGCCGCTTAATGCGCAAACCATCAGTCGTATGACTGCCGGAGAACATCGATTTGCGCGCCGATTACTGGCCTTTCTTGAGGATGACTATACTATATGGTACGACATCCCCATAGGCAGGCAGCAACGCTATCCTGACTTTATCATCCTTCACCCATCCCGTGGTATACTCTGCCTGGAAGTAAAGGACTGGAAAGCGTCAACCGTGAAGCACATTTCACCTTCAGAAGTTACCTTGTTGCTTGATACGGGTCGGAAGATAGTGCAGCACCCTGTAAATCAGGCTCGCGACTATACATACGTGGTCGTAAATAAGCTCAAGCGGGATTCTATGCTCTGCAATAAAGAGGGAAAGTACCAGGGTAAGCCGATCATGACCTGGGGCTGGGGCTGCGTATTCACAAACATCACCCGCACGCAGGTTGAAAAGGCGATACCAGAAGACAGGCGCGAAAACCTCCTGCCGGATCACCTGATGATCTATAAGGATGAGATGTACGAGGGTGCCGATGTGGAAAAATTCCAGGAACAGCTTTGGGGTATGTTCCACTATCGGTTTCCCCATACCCTGACCATGCCGGAAATCGACCGTATCCGCTGGCACCTCTTCCCGGAAATTCGTCTTGACGAGCAATTCACCGAAGAAGAACTTTTCGGCCCTGACAAAGACACCTCATCACCGTTTATCGAAGATTTCCAGGATCTCGTTAAGGTCATGGATATTAAGCAGGAGAAATTGGCGCGGGGACTCGGTGAAGGGCACAGGGTGGTTCACGGGGTCGCCGGATCAGGGAAAACCATGATTCTGGGGTGTCGGTGCCAGTATCTGACAGAGGAGACAGATAAACCGATCCTGGTTCTCTGCTTCAATGTTACCTTAGCCGCAAAAATCAGGGCCTTTATTTCCGCCAAAGGCATAGGTGGACAGGTGCAGGTCTATCATTTTCACGACTGGTGCGGCCAGCAGCTGAAAACATATCATGTCGAGGTGAAACCATGCAGGAATTATTTTGAGCGACAGGTCGAGGCGGTTATATCTTCTGTAGATAAGGGCCTGATCCCCAGAGCACAGTATGGTGCTATCCTTATCGATGAAGGGCATGACTTCGCCGCAGAGTGGCTTCAGCTTATTGTCCAGATGGTTGACCCTGAAACGAATTCTCTGTTGCTGCTCTATGATGATGCCCAATCAATTTATGATAACCGCTCCGGGCTTGATTTCAGCCTGTCCAGCGTCGGCGTGAAGGCCCAGGGCCGCACAACCATTTTACGGCTGAATTATCGCAATACGCACGAAATATTAGAATTTGCCTATAAATTTGCCGCCCATTACCTGAGCGCACAAAATGCGGATGACGACCATATCCCGCTTATCCAGCCGGAACCTGCCGGTGTTTTCGGGCTGCCCCCTGTGGTCTGCGAGCAGGCTAATTTCTCCGAAGAAGTTTCATATGTGGCCCGGTGCCTGGAAACATGGCATCAAAGAGGCGTGCCGTGGAACAAGATAGCGGTGCTGTACTGCAAGATAAAACAGGGCAACGACTTAGCCTCCCGATTGAAAACGCAACAGATACCGCACCTGTTAATGCATTCGAAGAAACAGAAGAGTGCCTATAACCCTGCAAGCGACGTGGTGACCCTGTCGACGATCCACAGCAGCAAAGGGCTTGAGTTTTCGCGAGTCATCATTATGGGAATCGGAGCGTTGAAAGATGATGAAGAGCACAGGCAGAATTCCGCTCGTCTGCTGTATGTGGGCATGACAAGGGCGCAGGAGTATTTGCTTATTACCACATCCGGTAATAACGAATACAGTCAGGATTTAATGAATATATATTCTACTCTGGGAAATGATCACTCTTTTGAGGGTGATTCGTAA
- a CDS encoding cobalamin-dependent protein (Presence of a B(12) (cobalamin)-binding domain implies dependence on cobalamin itself, in one of its several forms, or in some unusual lineages, dependence on a cobalamin-like analog.): MKFKLIYPRWPKLDRQTEFHLPPHGPVVFAAALPDYVEVDFIDENLEEINFDDPVDFVGISMMLTVQVKRGWEIADRYRKQGTKVIFGGIATMLHAEETMQHADAVFLGEAEGRMEQVLADFSKGDLQPCYDFLNKQPDIALVGPARRDILNRKLYNHKGVQMVDLVHASRGCRFNCYPCAVSYLGGRKFRPRPVDKVVEELSGIENNRLFLVDNSLAQDTEWEMNLFREMIPLKKNWCCHPIEDKPEVLDLAAQAGAWYVYQAVFDTSSYIKERIKRYHDHGIGVEGTILLGLDNHTEDFIKRLIDFLLEIELDLAEFTVLTPFPHTKAYTELHEQRRILSYDWDEYSADKVVYQPKHMSPERLQELLDYAWNTFYQEESQSIKMARLFKEVVKREMAGNTFVPRDRSLSGQSFGRTLQETS; the protein is encoded by the coding sequence ATGAAATTCAAACTGATCTACCCTAGATGGCCCAAGCTGGACAGGCAGACTGAATTCCACCTGCCACCGCATGGTCCTGTCGTTTTTGCTGCCGCCTTGCCTGATTATGTTGAGGTTGATTTTATCGATGAAAACCTGGAGGAAATTAATTTTGACGATCCAGTGGATTTTGTCGGTATCTCCATGATGCTCACCGTGCAGGTAAAACGAGGTTGGGAAATCGCAGACCGCTATCGCAAACAGGGGACCAAGGTCATCTTTGGTGGAATAGCCACCATGCTCCATGCCGAAGAAACCATGCAGCATGCGGACGCTGTTTTTCTTGGCGAGGCCGAAGGTAGGATGGAACAGGTCTTGGCGGATTTTAGCAAGGGTGACCTTCAGCCTTGCTATGATTTTCTCAATAAGCAACCGGACATTGCCCTGGTAGGGCCAGCCCGGCGGGATATCCTCAATCGGAAGCTTTATAATCATAAAGGCGTGCAGATGGTTGATCTGGTTCATGCCTCCCGAGGTTGTCGCTTCAATTGCTACCCCTGCGCGGTGTCTTATCTGGGGGGGAGAAAGTTCCGGCCCCGACCTGTGGATAAGGTAGTAGAGGAACTCAGCGGCATAGAGAATAATCGCCTCTTTCTTGTGGATAATTCCCTGGCCCAAGATACGGAATGGGAGATGAATCTGTTTCGGGAAATGATACCCTTGAAAAAGAACTGGTGCTGCCATCCCATTGAAGATAAACCTGAGGTTTTGGATTTAGCAGCCCAGGCCGGGGCTTGGTATGTATACCAGGCTGTTTTTGATACCTCGAGTTATATTAAGGAGCGGATCAAGCGCTACCATGATCATGGTATAGGGGTGGAAGGAACTATCCTGCTGGGGTTGGATAATCACACAGAGGATTTCATAAAACGTCTCATTGATTTTCTCCTGGAAATCGAACTGGATCTGGCCGAATTTACTGTCCTTACCCCCTTTCCGCACACCAAGGCCTATACCGAGCTTCATGAGCAAAGGCGAATCCTCTCCTATGATTGGGATGAATACTCTGCCGATAAGGTAGTGTATCAACCCAAGCATATGTCACCGGAACGGCTGCAAGAGCTGCTTGATTATGCCTGGAATACTTTTTATCAGGAAGAAAGTCAATCCATCAAGATGGCCCGGCTCTTTAAAGAGGTCGTTAAACGGGAGATGGCTGGCAATACTTTTGTCCCCAGGGATCGGAGCCTGAGTGGACAATCCTTTGGCAGAACCTTGCAGGAAACTTCATGA
- a CDS encoding AMP-binding protein → MKGQGIEQIFRDLLTGPKHPDREYTRGGRTFGQVYALAAELQDLFAQLDHQNMPVCLAADDKAVIAAALLASLAGGPPLLLPYALSVGSLARMQEVTGFHLALTDTERELPSGVHDVRPQISTQPGKIRPLISPQTPVLLHAELLKIFTGGSTGAPKVWSKTGENIFGESLFHAQQYGVSEQDCIMATVPPWHIYGLLFSVVLPFVASATVVNETPSFPNEIVATVEQQQVTIFASVPAHYRVLRERDMNLRLAFSSAGMLEEKDNAAFCRSHPAGVIEVYGSTETGGIATRNRHQGEEFFTPFSTIDWKVVQERLAVRSPYISPDLAVDEQGFFLANDRVKAEDAQGFFLKGRSDAVVKVGGKRVDLDEITTLIKKEACVTDCITTALPEPGGRGQRIATLIQGEGINKEQIKKILENSLESYALPRLIKIVASLPVKQNGKYDWPAILRVLEGE, encoded by the coding sequence ATGAAGGGGCAGGGCATTGAACAAATTTTTCGGGACTTGCTGACAGGCCCCAAACATCCTGACAGAGAGTACACTCGTGGCGGCCGTACCTTTGGTCAAGTCTATGCTCTGGCAGCAGAACTGCAAGATCTCTTTGCTCAGCTTGATCATCAGAACATGCCTGTTTGTTTGGCGGCGGATGATAAGGCTGTTATAGCAGCAGCATTGTTGGCCTCTCTGGCGGGAGGGCCGCCCTTGCTCCTGCCCTATGCCCTTTCTGTAGGCAGCCTAGCTCGGATGCAGGAGGTCACAGGTTTCCATCTTGCCCTCACGGACACGGAGCGAGAGCTTCCCTCTGGAGTGCATGATGTGCGTCCGCAGATATCCACGCAACCTGGGAAAATCAGGCCACTCATTTCTCCCCAGACTCCTGTGTTGCTCCATGCTGAATTGCTGAAGATCTTTACTGGTGGCTCCACCGGGGCTCCTAAGGTTTGGTCCAAGACCGGAGAAAATATTTTTGGCGAGAGTCTCTTCCATGCACAGCAATATGGGGTTTCCGAGCAGGATTGTATCATGGCAACAGTCCCTCCCTGGCATATTTATGGGCTCTTGTTTTCTGTGGTGTTGCCTTTCGTTGCCTCGGCAACCGTAGTCAATGAAACGCCTTCCTTTCCCAACGAAATCGTGGCGACCGTAGAGCAACAGCAGGTCACTATCTTTGCCAGTGTTCCTGCCCATTATCGAGTATTGCGAGAAAGGGATATGAATCTGCGTCTGGCCTTTTCTTCTGCTGGCATGCTGGAAGAAAAAGATAATGCGGCCTTCTGTCGTTCTCATCCTGCGGGAGTGATAGAGGTCTATGGATCTACAGAAACTGGAGGCATTGCCACACGCAATAGGCATCAGGGCGAAGAGTTTTTTACGCCATTCTCAACTATTGACTGGAAGGTCGTTCAGGAGCGTCTGGCTGTACGATCACCCTATATCTCACCTGATCTAGCTGTTGATGAGCAGGGGTTCTTTCTCGCCAATGACCGAGTCAAGGCGGAGGATGCTCAAGGATTTTTCCTCAAAGGAAGAAGCGATGCTGTGGTCAAGGTTGGTGGGAAACGGGTGGATCTTGATGAAATTACAACACTTATTAAAAAAGAAGCCTGTGTGACCGACTGCATAACTACTGCTCTGCCTGAGCCTGGTGGACGTGGTCAACGCATTGCCACCTTGATTCAAGGAGAGGGAATTAATAAGGAGCAGATCAAAAAGATACTTGAAAATTCGCTGGAGTCCTATGCTCTTCCCCGTCTGATCAAAATCGTGGCTTCCCTTCCTGTGAAGCAGAACGGAAAATACGACTGGCCTGCTATCCTTCGAGTGCTTGAAGGGGAATGA
- a CDS encoding DegV family protein: MEKLRSSFAAGYACLAAWADLLDRINVFPVADGDTGTNLRISLAPLRDSEQDGHNICTLLTRRAIGNSGNIAVAFFRELCLAEQMRELAERVAIGRERAWQAVATPRKGTMLSVFDSLAGSFTSSDLSDLPSLYSLILPELQNAVRSTPEHIPDLKRAGVVDAGALGMYIYFEGFLRSLTDQAGKADSVLSVFNGQLDIQRSFLHSKSTEPTDSLQGKQYCVDVILRKKEQRSECQEKSISDTLRDMGESVVVLEDESQLKVHIHTDEPEQLYQKVSSLGTVVHWDAEEMREPLGVYSKDGPGAWISPANDLSYHILTDAAGSITREAAEQHGISLLDTYIIAGNDARPESLCDPAEIYARQREGGRVTTAQASSFERYQHYASLIQQFGPCLYLCVGSAFTGNYAAAMAWKKEHDRNNLLTVVDTGTASGRLALIALLTSRYMQQGSKSGEVLSYLRILMKECREYVFIDELKYLVAGGRISKAGGFFGDLFGVKPVVSPINNIVQKMGIARSRKGQLAFALEKLKKQVGPAAHPLILLLQYSDNEDWLREFVLQAIQELLPAAEIILTPLSLSSGVHMGPGTWAMAFAPKSL; encoded by the coding sequence ATGGAAAAACTTCGCTCCTCGTTTGCCGCTGGTTATGCCTGCCTTGCAGCCTGGGCCGATCTCCTGGATCGGATTAATGTCTTTCCGGTAGCAGATGGCGATACCGGCACCAACCTCCGCATAAGCTTAGCCCCGTTGCGCGACTCCGAGCAGGATGGGCACAATATCTGCACTCTGCTGACCCGCCGGGCCATAGGGAACTCCGGGAATATTGCCGTCGCCTTTTTTCGGGAGTTGTGCCTGGCCGAGCAGATGAGGGAACTGGCCGAACGAGTGGCTATCGGCAGAGAAAGGGCCTGGCAGGCCGTGGCGACTCCCCGCAAGGGAACCATGCTTTCCGTCTTTGACAGCCTTGCTGGCAGCTTCACCTCCTCTGATCTCTCTGATCTCCCCTCTCTTTACTCTCTGATTTTACCCGAGCTACAAAACGCGGTTCGTTCTACACCAGAACATATTCCAGACCTGAAAAGAGCTGGAGTGGTCGATGCCGGAGCCCTCGGGATGTACATCTATTTTGAGGGCTTTCTCCGATCCCTGACTGATCAAGCAGGTAAAGCAGATTCGGTTCTTTCTGTTTTTAATGGTCAGCTGGATATTCAGCGTTCTTTTTTGCACTCAAAGAGTACAGAGCCTACTGATAGCCTTCAGGGAAAACAATACTGTGTGGATGTGATCCTTCGTAAAAAAGAGCAACGCTCTGAATGTCAAGAGAAGAGTATCAGCGATACTCTTCGTGACATGGGAGAAAGCGTGGTTGTGCTTGAAGACGAGTCACAGCTTAAAGTGCATATCCACACGGATGAACCAGAACAGCTTTATCAGAAAGTTTCATCCCTTGGTACAGTGGTTCATTGGGATGCTGAGGAAATGAGAGAGCCTCTGGGCGTTTACAGTAAAGATGGGCCAGGGGCATGGATTTCTCCCGCAAATGATTTATCCTACCATATTTTGACCGATGCAGCAGGCTCAATAACCAGGGAGGCAGCTGAACAGCACGGCATCAGCCTGCTGGATACCTATATTATTGCAGGCAATGATGCCCGCCCGGAAAGCCTCTGTGACCCGGCGGAAATCTATGCCCGGCAACGTGAGGGCGGCAGAGTCACCACTGCCCAGGCCTCCTCTTTTGAGCGCTATCAACACTACGCAAGCCTTATTCAGCAATTCGGCCCCTGCCTGTATCTTTGTGTCGGCTCTGCCTTTACCGGCAATTATGCCGCAGCAATGGCTTGGAAAAAAGAGCATGACCGGAACAACCTGCTTACGGTAGTAGATACCGGTACTGCCTCTGGGCGTCTTGCTCTGATCGCGCTCCTGACATCTCGGTATATGCAACAAGGGAGTAAATCAGGTGAGGTGCTTTCTTATCTCCGTATCCTTATGAAAGAATGCCGAGAATATGTCTTTATTGATGAATTGAAATATTTAGTTGCCGGAGGAAGGATCTCCAAGGCTGGAGGATTTTTCGGTGATCTGTTTGGCGTCAAGCCTGTCGTCAGTCCGATTAATAATATCGTGCAGAAGATGGGGATTGCTCGTAGCAGAAAGGGGCAGCTCGCCTTTGCCTTGGAAAAATTAAAGAAGCAGGTTGGGCCTGCTGCTCATCCGTTGATCCTACTACTTCAGTACTCGGATAATGAGGACTGGCTACGAGAATTCGTGCTTCAAGCAATTCAGGAGTTATTGCCAGCGGCGGAAATTATACTCACGCCCCTCTCGTTAAGCTCAGGGGTACACATGGGGCCTGGAACTTGGGCAATGGCCTTTGCCCCGAAATCGCTGTAA